The Candidatus Methylomirabilota bacterium genome has a segment encoding these proteins:
- a CDS encoding HAMP domain-containing protein: MTLGIRGKQILGISLLVFLIVSVASIVHLSTTTRLVLQDAAEKGTLQAQQIFSGATRAVARSRGSRPEVALRHDRELRALLDASIGYSPHLVYAMITDHSDRILVDSERSREGHLALPRQQIEQLLQMNPLQQIGVLAHQHQVFETTLPLSLNDRPFGAVRLGLAGSLLWRELSAAVRRSLVLAVLAFPLAWVVAFTLSNLVVVPLRQIAQGVDRMARGEFDTAFASIRDDEVGQIATKLNLLGRQIQEDRSSLMSEKARLEGIVHCLEDAIILLNREQAVIFANPVAEALLACPLMNAAGQSLQKILGDTHPLAAAVGEVFRRRSPVKHLSLQVPGDRDAPLDVLASAYPVLDQGDVVGGMVILTNTEPLRQIQSLVDYSQKLAELGKLTSGVAHEVKNPLNAMIIHLELLKQKLNDPPKEIAKSLELLGGEVHRLDRVVQGFLRFVRPQTLQLKPLDLNGLLQKVAQTTNAQETAGRITFAFRLDDGLPPINGDPELLQQAFLNLVLNACQAMPDGGTVTLATDQAIDGVIRAHVIDQGIGIPAEDLDKIFRLYYTTKPDGNGIGLSLVYRIVQMHGGTIKVGSKVGQGTTMTVSFAAA, encoded by the coding sequence ATGACTCTCGGCATCCGGGGTAAGCAAATCCTCGGTATCAGCCTGCTGGTCTTCCTGATCGTCTCAGTTGCCTCAATCGTTCACCTTTCCACGACAACCCGCCTGGTGCTGCAGGATGCGGCAGAAAAGGGCACCCTTCAGGCCCAGCAGATATTCTCCGGTGCCACTCGGGCAGTCGCCAGGTCACGCGGGAGCCGTCCTGAGGTTGCGCTGCGCCATGACCGTGAGCTTCGCGCGCTGCTCGATGCCAGCATCGGCTATTCCCCGCACCTGGTATATGCGATGATCACCGATCACTCTGACAGGATTCTGGTGGACAGCGAGCGATCCCGCGAAGGACACCTAGCGCTCCCACGTCAGCAAATCGAGCAGTTGCTACAGATGAACCCTCTGCAGCAGATCGGCGTATTGGCCCACCAGCACCAAGTGTTTGAGACCACGCTGCCGCTCAGTCTTAACGACCGGCCTTTCGGGGCGGTCCGACTCGGGCTGGCCGGAAGCCTCCTCTGGCGAGAACTCTCTGCCGCTGTTCGGCGAAGCCTGGTGCTGGCGGTACTCGCTTTCCCGCTCGCCTGGGTCGTCGCCTTTACTCTCTCAAACCTCGTCGTGGTGCCGTTACGTCAGATTGCTCAAGGAGTTGATCGGATGGCGCGTGGCGAGTTTGACACGGCTTTTGCGTCCATCCGCGACGATGAGGTAGGACAGATTGCGACAAAACTCAACCTCTTGGGACGCCAGATTCAGGAGGACCGGTCCTCCCTCATGAGCGAAAAGGCCAGGTTGGAAGGGATCGTGCACTGCCTCGAAGACGCCATCATCCTGCTGAACAGAGAGCAGGCAGTCATCTTCGCCAATCCGGTAGCCGAGGCTCTCCTCGCCTGTCCTCTTATGAACGCGGCCGGTCAATCATTGCAAAAGATCCTGGGCGACACCCATCCTCTGGCAGCGGCAGTGGGTGAGGTCTTCCGACGACGCTCGCCGGTGAAGCACCTCTCCCTTCAGGTGCCGGGCGATCGCGACGCTCCCCTGGATGTCTTGGCCTCCGCCTATCCTGTGCTGGACCAGGGCGACGTGGTCGGAGGCATGGTTATTCTTACGAATACTGAACCGCTCCGACAAATTCAGTCGCTCGTAGACTACTCCCAGAAGCTCGCGGAACTTGGGAAGCTCACGTCAGGTGTGGCCCACGAAGTCAAGAACCCTTTAAACGCCATGATCATCCATTTGGAGCTGTTGAAACAGAAGCTGAACGATCCCCCCAAAGAGATAGCCAAGAGCCTGGAATTACTCGGTGGAGAGGTTCACCGTCTTGATCGTGTCGTACAAGGCTTTCTTCGTTTTGTCCGTCCCCAGACGCTTCAGCTTAAGCCCCTGGACCTGAACGGGCTGCTCCAGAAGGTCGCTCAAACGACTAACGCGCAAGAGACGGCAGGTCGGATCACATTCGCCTTTCGGCTTGACGACGGACTTCCTCCGATCAATGGCGACCCGGAGTTGCTCCAGCAAGCCTTTCTTAATCTGGTCCTTAACGCGTGTCAGGCGATGCCTGACGGTGGCACAGTGACCCTCGCGACAGACCAGGCCATCGACGGCGTGATTCGCGCACACGTGATCGATCAAGGAATAGGGATCCCCGCTGAAGACCTCGACAAAATATTCCGTCTCTACTACACTACCAAGCCGGACGGGAATGGGATCGGCCTTTCGTTAGTGTACCGGATCGTCCAGATGCATGGAGGGACCATTAAGGTGGGCTCAAAGGTGGGCCAAGGGACCACGATGACGGTCTCCTTTGCTGCTGCTTAA